Proteins found in one Gammaproteobacteria bacterium genomic segment:
- a CDS encoding SDR family NAD(P)-dependent oxidoreductase — translation MSSHKRSILITGCSSGIGYQVAKDLSKHGYQVIASARNNADVKRLNKEGIFCLQLDLTDSQSIQNAFEACLEYSQGSLYGLFNNGAYGQAGAVEDLTREAMTLQFETNVIGTMELTNLAIPIMRQQNMGRIIFNSSILGFIALKFRGAYTASKYAIEGFADTLRLELEDTKISTCLIEPGPIETKFRANSYQMYKKYVDRDSSPFKLEYLNSEKRLLKKGAAAPFTLPASAITPKVIHALESSQPKARYYVTKPTYALGYLKRALSSKHLDKILLKISNS, via the coding sequence ATGTCTTCTCATAAACGTTCAATATTAATTACCGGGTGTTCGTCAGGTATTGGCTATCAAGTTGCAAAAGACTTGAGTAAACATGGTTATCAAGTGATAGCAAGCGCTCGAAATAATGCAGATGTAAAACGCCTAAACAAGGAAGGTATATTTTGTTTACAACTTGATTTAACAGACTCTCAAAGTATTCAAAATGCTTTTGAAGCTTGCCTAGAATACTCACAAGGCTCACTTTACGGATTATTTAATAATGGAGCTTATGGACAAGCAGGCGCTGTAGAAGACCTTACGCGCGAAGCAATGACTTTACAGTTTGAAACCAATGTAATTGGCACCATGGAGCTGACAAATTTAGCCATACCTATAATGCGCCAACAAAACATGGGACGCATTATTTTCAACAGTTCTATCCTCGGATTTATCGCATTAAAATTCAGAGGCGCTTACACAGCGAGTAAATATGCAATCGAAGGATTTGCAGATACATTAAGGTTAGAGCTAGAGGATACAAAGATATCAACATGTTTAATTGAACCTGGCCCAATAGAAACCAAATTTAGAGCTAATAGCTATCAGATGTATAAAAAATATGTCGATCGAGATAGCAGCCCGTTTAAACTAGAATATTTAAATTCAGAAAAACGTTTACTTAAAAAAGGTGCAGCAGCACCTTTTACCCTTCCCGCCTCTGCAATAACACCCAAAGTCATTCACGCCCTTGAAAGCAGTCAGCCAAAAGCACGTTACTACGTCACTAAGCCAACATATGCTTTAGGTTATTTAAAACGTGCATTAAGCAGCAAACACCTAGACAAAATTCTGTTGAAAATATCTAATAGCTAA
- a CDS encoding ABC transporter substrate-binding protein, giving the protein MKTRVMILAAALFAMVSTSSVVVAEDTMYVPIPSYRVGPYAAGGTGYFGGILDYYNLLNSRGGIGGVKLIWSECETEYSVERGVECYKRLKDREGGAVFFDPLSVGISTALIETGRADKMPIIAVNHGKTAGQRGDIFPYYFMPGINTYDEHSIMVHYIGGLEGGMSNLKGKKIAMLFHGSPYGREAIDFMDSMCEKHGCSHEAIEVPHPGNEQQSQWLKIRKSKPDYVLLRGWGVMNPVAMQTAKRMGYPVSRLIGNIWSNSDEDVIPAGSAADGYQAITTHPAGTDFKVVQDIISDVYGAGNGDLQDKSRLGSVYWNLGVLAGVVHTEALRIAQERFGNRALTSSEARWGFENLTLTAARIEELGATGLVPELNLSCMDHVGGHLAKFQQWDASARQWNIVSDWIEGDVPLSQAIIDAGAEKYAADNGIERRPCDASNNDDDFDL; this is encoded by the coding sequence ATGAAGACGAGAGTAATGATACTGGCAGCCGCATTATTTGCGATGGTCAGCACCAGTAGCGTAGTCGTAGCAGAAGATACGATGTACGTTCCAATCCCAAGTTATCGTGTGGGCCCATATGCAGCGGGTGGTACAGGATATTTTGGTGGAATCTTAGACTATTATAATTTGTTGAACTCACGTGGCGGTATCGGCGGAGTTAAGCTAATTTGGTCTGAGTGTGAAACTGAGTATTCAGTAGAGCGTGGAGTAGAGTGCTACAAGCGATTGAAAGATCGTGAAGGTGGCGCTGTATTTTTTGATCCACTATCAGTAGGTATCTCAACTGCATTGATCGAAACAGGTCGCGCAGACAAGATGCCAATCATCGCAGTGAACCATGGTAAAACAGCCGGTCAACGTGGCGATATTTTCCCATACTACTTTATGCCAGGCATCAACACATATGATGAGCACTCAATTATGGTGCACTACATTGGTGGTTTAGAAGGTGGCATGAGCAATCTTAAAGGTAAGAAGATTGCGATGTTGTTCCACGGATCACCGTATGGTCGTGAAGCAATTGATTTCATGGACAGCATGTGTGAGAAGCACGGATGTTCACATGAAGCAATCGAAGTACCTCACCCAGGTAACGAGCAGCAATCACAATGGTTGAAGATTCGTAAATCAAAGCCTGACTACGTATTACTACGTGGCTGGGGTGTGATGAATCCAGTGGCTATGCAGACTGCTAAGCGTATGGGTTATCCAGTAAGCCGATTAATCGGAAACATCTGGTCTAACTCAGATGAGGACGTAATTCCAGCAGGTAGTGCAGCAGATGGCTACCAAGCGATTACAACTCACCCTGCGGGCACAGACTTCAAAGTGGTTCAAGACATCATTTCTGACGTGTATGGCGCAGGTAACGGCGACCTTCAGGATAAGTCACGTTTAGGTTCTGTATATTGGAACTTAGGTGTACTAGCTGGTGTTGTTCACACAGAAGCACTAAGAATTGCTCAAGAGCGATTTGGTAACCGTGCGTTAACTAGCTCAGAAGCTCGTTGGGGCTTTGAGAACTTAACTCTAACTGCAGCACGCATTGAAGAGTTAGGCGCAACTGGCTTAGTGCCTGAGTTGAACTTGAGCTGTATGGACCATGTAGGCGGTCACTTAGCGAAATTCCAGCAATGGGATGCGAGTGCACGTCAGTGGAACATTGTGTCAGATTGGATTGAAGGTGATGTACCATTATCACAAGCAATCATTGATGCAGGTGCAGAGAAGTATGCAGCAGACAATGGCATCGAGAGACGTCCTTGTGATGCAAGCAACAACGACGATGACTTCGACCTTTAA
- a CDS encoding proline--tRNA ligase, whose protein sequence is MRVSNFPLSTLKEVPADAEIISHQLMLRAGMIRKLASGMYSWLPLGLRTLRKVEAIIREEMNQAGALELLMPSVQPAELWQESKRWEQYGPELLRFNDRHQREFCYGPTHEEVITDIARREIRSYKQLPVNYYQIQTKFRDEIRPRFGVMRAREFIMKDAYSFHESQQCLENTYQCMHQAYTKIFNRLGLEFRAVEADSGSIGGNSSHEFHVLAKSGEDAIAFSDASNYAANVELAPIAYQENTNLGEKLSSEKVATPTQKTIDEVSQALAVETKQCIKMLIVKSEDNGVIALAIRGDHELNPVKVEKIDGVFSPLTFASNEEIENSTNSVPGFIGPIDLNCRVIVDHAAAILENFVCGANEAGFHIKNANWPQKTALEHADLRNIQQGDPSPDGNGSIQIKRGIEVGHIFQLGDKYSRELNASVLDQNGKEKIMTMGCYGIGVSRIVAATIEQNYDDHGIIWPLSLAPFQLSLIPINMSKSETVKSYCEDIYQRLSKKGIEVLFDDRNLRPGMMFADHELIGIPHRLVVSERGLKAGRLEYKYRTDKDSKDIEVSDVETFLVKLITSNFVG, encoded by the coding sequence ATGCGCGTTTCCAACTTCCCACTTTCTACACTAAAAGAAGTCCCTGCTGACGCTGAAATTATCAGCCACCAGCTAATGCTTAGAGCTGGAATGATTCGAAAATTGGCCTCTGGTATGTATAGCTGGCTGCCATTAGGGCTACGCACACTAAGAAAAGTGGAAGCTATAATCCGCGAAGAAATGAATCAGGCTGGCGCACTGGAGCTACTAATGCCCTCAGTGCAACCCGCGGAACTATGGCAGGAATCAAAACGCTGGGAGCAATATGGCCCAGAACTGCTTCGCTTTAATGATCGCCATCAACGCGAATTTTGTTATGGCCCTACGCATGAAGAAGTAATCACCGATATTGCTCGTCGTGAAATTCGCTCTTACAAGCAATTACCAGTCAACTACTACCAAATTCAGACAAAATTCCGTGATGAAATTCGCCCTAGATTCGGCGTCATGCGAGCACGTGAGTTCATAATGAAAGATGCTTACTCTTTTCATGAGTCTCAGCAATGCCTGGAAAATACATATCAATGCATGCACCAGGCTTACACAAAAATTTTTAATCGACTAGGTTTAGAGTTCCGCGCTGTTGAAGCCGATTCCGGATCTATTGGTGGTAATAGCTCTCATGAATTCCATGTGCTTGCTAAGTCAGGTGAGGATGCCATTGCCTTTTCAGACGCTAGTAATTACGCAGCCAACGTTGAATTAGCGCCTATCGCATATCAAGAAAACACCAATTTAGGCGAAAAATTAAGCTCTGAAAAAGTAGCAACACCCACACAAAAAACCATCGATGAAGTCAGTCAGGCGCTTGCAGTTGAAACAAAACAATGCATAAAAATGCTTATCGTCAAATCTGAAGATAATGGTGTAATTGCCTTAGCTATTAGAGGGGATCATGAACTAAATCCTGTAAAAGTAGAAAAAATTGATGGCGTATTTAGTCCGCTCACTTTTGCCAGCAATGAAGAAATTGAAAATTCAACTAATTCTGTGCCTGGCTTTATAGGCCCAATTGATCTTAATTGTCGGGTAATAGTAGATCACGCAGCTGCCATACTAGAAAATTTTGTATGTGGTGCAAACGAAGCAGGATTTCATATTAAGAATGCTAATTGGCCGCAAAAAACTGCACTAGAGCACGCAGATCTGAGGAATATCCAGCAAGGCGATCCAAGCCCGGACGGCAATGGGTCTATTCAAATCAAACGTGGTATAGAAGTTGGTCATATTTTTCAGCTTGGTGATAAATATAGTCGCGAACTCAATGCATCTGTTTTAGATCAAAACGGCAAAGAAAAAATTATGACGATGGGATGCTATGGTATTGGCGTTTCGCGCATCGTAGCTGCGACCATCGAACAAAATTACGACGACCACGGAATTATTTGGCCATTGTCGCTTGCGCCGTTTCAGCTTTCCCTGATTCCAATCAATATGTCTAAATCAGAAACGGTAAAATCCTACTGTGAAGATATTTATCAGCGCTTGAGTAAGAAAGGTATCGAAGTACTTTTCGATGACCGTAATCTGCGTCCTGGAATGATGTTTGCGGATCATGAACTAATTGGTATCCCGCATCGTTTGGTCGTCAGTGAACGTGGCTTAAAAGCAGGCCGGCTGGAGTACAAATATCGTACTGATAAAGACAGCAAAGATATTGAAGTATCAGATGTTGAAACCTTCTTAGTTAAGTTAATAACCTCAAACTTTGTTGGTTAA
- a CDS encoding DUF4124 domain-containing protein, whose protein sequence is MSISLSTQYMMLDIYPALGRDSGFVSYSYRRYRQLRRMHPILSTCGSLGLAMLLLQFNHYANGVFIMWKSGTIVGIALVSILIASNVNAQAYKWVSPTGNTIYSQTPPPIGTPFELVDDESIAASNYSISKTKKLNKSLDASREAREKKKNEQQQLAESNQIKKENCAQAKTNLTSLTSRGQVTIKEGGLYRKLTEEERQERITSANQSIEEFCN, encoded by the coding sequence GTGAGTATATCACTCTCGACACAGTATATGATGCTTGATATTTATCCAGCCTTAGGCCGCGATAGCGGCTTTGTTAGCTACTCTTATCGCCGATATCGACAGCTCCGTCGTATGCACCCCATTTTATCGACATGTGGATCATTGGGATTAGCAATGCTTCTGCTACAATTTAATCATTACGCTAATGGAGTTTTTATCATGTGGAAATCAGGAACAATTGTTGGGATAGCCTTGGTATCAATTTTAATTGCTAGCAATGTTAATGCACAAGCATATAAATGGGTCAGCCCAACGGGAAATACCATCTATAGTCAAACACCGCCTCCGATAGGAACTCCTTTTGAATTAGTAGATGACGAAAGCATTGCCGCTTCTAACTACAGTATATCTAAGACTAAGAAATTGAATAAAAGCCTAGATGCTTCACGTGAAGCTCGTGAAAAGAAAAAAAATGAGCAACAGCAACTTGCCGAAAGCAATCAGATCAAAAAAGAAAATTGCGCACAGGCGAAAACAAACCTTACTTCTCTAACAAGCAGAGGCCAAGTCACTATTAAAGAAGGCGGTCTTTATCGCAAACTGACTGAAGAAGAACGACAAGAACGCATCACATCAGCCAATCAAAGTATCGAAGAATTTTGCAACTAA
- a CDS encoding LysR family transcriptional regulator, with the protein MADRRLQVFYTVARLLSFTKAAETLHMTQPAVTFQVRQLEDHFDTRLFDRTHNRVALTEAGRKAYEYAEEIFSLYAEMENTVKELTGDVSGALTMGASTTIAEYMLPALLRGFTVEFPDINLRLKVSNTEGIVSMVENSMIDLGVVEGPVANKNLLVEVCRVDQLVVVVPPGHEIANRESISLEEVMNYPFICREEGSGTREVILDHMVGLGLDRNNLNVSLELGSPESIKGAVEAGMGISIASLATLEKELKLGTLVAVTLDPPMERSFSFVRQRQKFRLRAMEKLLDYARTYCSDASNH; encoded by the coding sequence ATGGCTGATCGCAGGCTCCAAGTATTTTATACCGTTGCACGATTACTCAGCTTTACCAAAGCTGCAGAAACGTTGCATATGACTCAGCCAGCGGTGACCTTCCAAGTGCGCCAGCTTGAAGACCATTTTGATACACGTCTATTTGACAGAACTCATAATCGTGTTGCATTAACAGAAGCTGGGCGTAAAGCATACGAGTATGCAGAAGAAATTTTCTCCTTGTATGCTGAAATGGAAAATACAGTAAAAGAATTAACGGGTGATGTCAGTGGTGCGCTAACCATGGGGGCTAGTACTACTATTGCAGAGTATATGTTGCCGGCCTTGTTGCGTGGTTTTACCGTTGAATTTCCAGATATTAATTTAAGGCTTAAAGTTTCAAATACTGAGGGAATAGTGTCTATGGTCGAAAATAGCATGATCGATCTTGGCGTAGTTGAAGGACCGGTGGCGAATAAAAATTTATTGGTAGAAGTGTGTCGAGTAGATCAGCTAGTTGTTGTTGTTCCGCCAGGGCACGAAATTGCCAATCGAGAATCTATTTCTCTGGAAGAGGTGATGAACTATCCGTTTATTTGCCGAGAAGAAGGATCTGGGACTCGCGAAGTGATACTGGATCATATGGTGGGACTGGGTTTGGATCGTAATAATCTCAATGTATCGCTTGAGCTTGGTAGTCCTGAATCAATTAAAGGGGCGGTTGAAGCTGGGATGGGTATTTCAATAGCGTCACTGGCGACACTGGAAAAAGAATTGAAATTAGGCACATTGGTTGCGGTGACTCTAGATCCTCCTATGGAAAGATCATTCTCTTTTGTTCGTCAGCGACAAAAATTTAGATTACGTGCAATGGAAAAACTGCTCGACTATGCACGTACTTATTGTAGTGATGCATCAAATCATTAG
- a CDS encoding AI-2E family transporter, with amino-acid sequence MFDYLRAWYDRHFSDPQVVILLLFLLGGFAVVIFAGKILAPLFASIVIAYLLEGAVSLLQKSKSPRIIALFIVFSIFMAVLLLLLFVFIPVLSKQLSEFFKDLPIMVSQGQQLLMQLPERFPSLINQEQVDDMMKFLGGELVNFGQALISRPLASVVGLITILVYLILMPLLVFFLLKDKSIILQWLEDFLPGDRDLTNEVWFEVNQKIASYVRGKFIEIFIIMSVTYVTFTFLDLNYAMLLAVLVGLSVIIPYAGAAVVTLPVMFVAYAQWGISSEFAYVLIAYSIIQFIDGNILVPLLFSEVVNLHPVAIIAAVLFFGGIWGIWGVFFAIPLATLINAVINAWPQVDIEQSTDIKAND; translated from the coding sequence ATGTTTGATTATTTGCGTGCTTGGTATGATCGTCACTTTTCAGATCCACAAGTTGTAATTTTATTATTATTTTTGCTGGGCGGATTCGCTGTTGTCATATTCGCTGGTAAAATCCTAGCGCCACTATTTGCAAGTATTGTGATAGCCTATTTGCTTGAGGGTGCGGTCTCGCTCCTTCAAAAAAGCAAAAGCCCAAGAATAATTGCTTTATTTATTGTGTTTTCTATATTTATGGCAGTACTTCTTTTACTTTTATTTGTATTTATTCCCGTACTGTCAAAACAACTCTCAGAATTTTTCAAAGACCTGCCAATTATGGTTAGCCAAGGGCAGCAATTACTAATGCAGTTGCCGGAAAGATTTCCAAGTTTGATCAATCAAGAACAAGTGGACGATATGATGAAGTTTCTTGGCGGCGAACTAGTTAATTTTGGGCAAGCGCTTATTTCTCGTCCATTGGCCTCCGTGGTTGGGCTAATTACTATTCTGGTGTATTTAATTTTGATGCCATTGCTTGTGTTCTTTTTGTTAAAAGATAAGTCAATAATTCTTCAGTGGTTGGAAGATTTTTTGCCTGGCGATCGGGATTTAACTAATGAAGTATGGTTTGAAGTTAATCAAAAGATAGCTAGCTATGTGCGCGGCAAGTTTATTGAGATATTTATTATAATGTCGGTAACTTACGTGACATTTACTTTTCTAGATTTGAATTATGCAATGTTGTTGGCAGTGCTAGTTGGCTTGTCGGTGATTATCCCATACGCAGGTGCTGCCGTAGTCACATTACCGGTTATGTTTGTTGCTTATGCACAATGGGGGATATCTAGCGAATTTGCCTATGTGCTAATTGCATATAGCATCATTCAATTTATAGATGGAAATATTTTAGTTCCGCTATTATTTTCAGAGGTAGTTAATTTACACCCAGTAGCAATTATTGCCGCAGTACTATTCTTTGGGGGTATTTGGGGTATTTGGGGAGTGTTTTTTGCTATTCCGTTGGCAACACTAATCAACGCTGTGATTAATGCTTGGCCTCAAGTAGATATCGAGCAAAGCACAGATATTAAGGCTAATGATTAA
- the dapA gene encoding 4-hydroxy-tetrahydrodipicolinate synthase — protein sequence MFKGSMVAIATPMQDDGSVDFESLDKLVDFHLDNQTDVIIPAGTTGESATLDHQEHCEVIKRVVDRVKGRVPVIGGTGANSTWEAISLTRCAAEAGVDACLLVTPYYNKPTQEGLFQHYKKVAEEVDIPQILYNVPGRTACDMLPETVARLSKIKNIVGVKEASGELARGIKIRELCGPDFMIVSGEDFQAMESILAGGQGVISVTANVAPKLMHEMCQAALAGNREKAQEINAKIEDLHRDLFIESNPIPTKWSLHEMGLIPPGLRLPLTPLDKQYHDVMRSALKKAGCI from the coding sequence ATGTTTAAAGGCAGCATGGTCGCGATTGCCACGCCAATGCAGGATGATGGTTCAGTTGATTTTGAATCGTTAGATAAATTGGTCGATTTTCATCTAGATAACCAAACTGATGTCATTATACCCGCTGGTACAACCGGTGAATCTGCAACTCTAGATCACCAAGAGCACTGTGAAGTGATTAAACGCGTCGTTGATCGCGTCAAAGGCCGTGTGCCAGTAATAGGCGGCACAGGGGCAAATTCTACTTGGGAGGCGATTTCACTTACGCGCTGCGCAGCTGAGGCTGGTGTAGATGCATGTTTATTAGTCACGCCTTATTACAACAAACCTACGCAAGAAGGTTTATTTCAACACTACAAAAAAGTCGCTGAAGAAGTTGATATTCCTCAAATCTTATATAACGTGCCTGGTCGTACCGCTTGTGACATGCTCCCTGAAACAGTAGCACGTCTGTCTAAAATCAAAAATATTGTGGGTGTTAAAGAAGCTTCCGGCGAGTTAGCGCGCGGTATAAAAATTAGAGAATTATGTGGTCCAGATTTCATGATTGTGAGTGGCGAAGATTTTCAGGCGATGGAATCTATCTTAGCTGGTGGCCAAGGTGTGATTTCAGTGACTGCTAATGTAGCGCCAAAACTCATGCATGAAATGTGTCAAGCGGCACTAGCGGGTAATCGTGAAAAAGCACAAGAAATAAATGCTAAAATAGAGGACCTGCACCGTGATTTGTTTATTGAATCGAACCCTATTCCAACAAAATGGTCTCTACATGAAATGGGCTTAATTCCCCCAGGGCTGCGATTACCCCTTACGCCTTTGGATAAGCAATATCATGATGTCATGCGCAGTGCATTGAAAAAAGCTGGCTGTATTTAA
- the bamC gene encoding outer membrane protein assembly factor BamC, with amino-acid sequence MNRNLINICVLVCSLSALQSCAYVKNIVGTKYGEAGSVGGLEAPPELVTPEWDESLKIPQTANDRVSAIETYGKALDASVAPEYVDVSLRREGDLRWLEAEVDPVNVWPLLRSFWANQGIGLDKDLPSTGIMETDWIEQIDSSNSGITGGREVAASRSKFRIRLEREPNAVTNIFISQRKADLQAITDQGGVWAAAKSDPEAEAEVMVNLMEHMGKSRQDALFEVANAQGPRLYIDLKDVDGIPVLFVGDQYSRVWRRTGIALDRTGLTIFEQSRTKGVYFIDTSNLDLPDGTSLQSSRYQVHLLPQSAQTLITVHFADDAEGRVVSEYDARLILNQILSAYQVFRTTG; translated from the coding sequence ATGAATAGAAATTTAATTAATATCTGTGTGTTAGTTTGTTCTCTGTCAGCGCTGCAATCATGCGCTTATGTGAAAAATATTGTTGGTACGAAATATGGTGAAGCTGGCAGTGTTGGAGGGCTTGAGGCGCCACCGGAATTAGTTACTCCAGAATGGGATGAAAGTTTAAAAATTCCACAAACTGCGAATGATCGTGTCAGTGCTATAGAAACATATGGAAAAGCACTAGACGCAAGTGTTGCGCCAGAATATGTTGATGTATCTTTACGCCGTGAAGGTGACTTGCGTTGGTTAGAAGCAGAAGTCGATCCAGTTAATGTGTGGCCATTGCTACGTTCATTTTGGGCGAATCAAGGTATCGGCTTAGATAAAGATCTTCCGTCTACCGGGATAATGGAAACGGATTGGATCGAGCAAATTGATTCAAGTAATAGTGGCATTACCGGTGGGCGAGAAGTGGCTGCATCACGAAGTAAGTTTCGTATTCGCTTAGAGCGAGAACCTAATGCGGTGACAAACATTTTTATTAGCCAGCGTAAAGCAGACTTACAAGCCATCACCGATCAGGGTGGTGTTTGGGCGGCAGCAAAAAGTGATCCTGAAGCTGAAGCTGAAGTGATGGTGAATTTGATGGAGCATATGGGTAAGTCACGCCAAGACGCTTTATTTGAAGTGGCTAATGCGCAAGGTCCGCGCTTATATATAGATTTGAAAGATGTAGATGGAATACCAGTTCTATTTGTTGGTGATCAATATAGTCGAGTATGGCGCCGTACAGGCATTGCTTTAGATAGAACAGGGTTAACTATATTTGAGCAAAGTAGAACGAAGGGTGTCTATTTTATTGACACTAGCAATTTAGACTTGCCTGATGGAACAAGTTTGCAAAGTTCTCGTTATCAAGTGCATTTGCTTCCACAAAGCGCACAAACTTTAATTACAGTGCATTTCGCAGATGATGCTGAGGGCAGAGTGGTTTCAGAATATGATGCTCGATTAATTTTGAATCAGATTCTTAGCGCTTACCAAGTATTCCGTACCACAGGTTAA
- the folE2 gene encoding GTP cyclohydrolase FolE2: MSASAGDVVTPIPDTQNKADTRQIPIDKVGIKGIKHPVRVLDRSGGEQNTIAEFNMYVNLPHNFKGTHMSRFVEILNEYEREISVKSFNDMLEKMAERLEADSGHIEMTFPYFVKKTAPISGVESLLDYQVCFRGEINNNQARTDVVVLVPVTSLCPCSKSISDYGAHNQRSHITISVRIQDFVWIEELIEMVEKQASCELYGLLKRPDEKYVTERAYDNPKFVEDLVRDIATQLNNDDRIDAYTVESENFESIHNHSAYAYIEKDKRT; encoded by the coding sequence ATGAGCGCAAGTGCTGGCGATGTTGTTACACCAATTCCAGATACACAAAATAAAGCTGACACCCGCCAAATACCGATTGATAAAGTCGGCATTAAGGGGATTAAACACCCTGTTCGTGTATTAGATCGTTCAGGTGGCGAGCAAAATACCATTGCGGAATTCAACATGTATGTGAATTTGCCACATAATTTCAAAGGCACACACATGTCGCGCTTCGTAGAAATTCTTAACGAATACGAGCGTGAGATTTCAGTTAAATCATTTAACGATATGTTAGAAAAAATGGCTGAGCGTCTCGAAGCAGATTCCGGTCATATTGAAATGACATTTCCTTACTTTGTTAAAAAGACGGCACCTATTAGCGGTGTAGAAAGTTTACTTGACTACCAAGTATGTTTTCGCGGTGAGATTAATAATAATCAAGCCCGTACTGATGTGGTTGTTCTTGTTCCTGTAACTAGTTTATGCCCGTGTTCAAAAAGCATCTCAGATTATGGCGCACATAATCAACGTTCGCATATCACTATATCCGTGCGTATCCAAGATTTTGTATGGATTGAAGAATTAATCGAAATGGTTGAGAAACAAGCTTCTTGCGAACTATATGGATTATTAAAACGACCTGACGAAAAGTATGTCACTGAACGCGCTTATGATAATCCTAAATTTGTTGAAGATTTAGTGCGTGATATCGCTACACAACTGAATAACGATGATCGCATCGATGCGTACACAGTAGAATCAGAGAACTTTGAATCTATTCACAATCACTCTGCTTACGCATATATCGAAAAAGACAAACGCACTTAA